One region of Camelus bactrianus isolate YW-2024 breed Bactrian camel chromosome 20, ASM4877302v1, whole genome shotgun sequence genomic DNA includes:
- the LOC105074081 gene encoding BOLA class I histocompatibility antigen, alpha chain BL3-7 isoform X3, protein MKSSSIGLDSASQLTPKMLALGLRTLLLVLSGALAPTEIWASSHSMRYFNTGVSRPGGGEPRYISVGYVDDTQFVRFDSDAPNPREEPRARWVEQEGPEFWDRNTRISKDHAQIFRVNLNSLRRYYNQSESGSHTYQNLYGCDVGPDGRLLRGYDQFAYDGADFIALNEDLRSWTAADAVALMTQRKWEAAGEAERQRKYLEGRCVESLRRFLENGKETLQRTDISLTWQRDGEDQAQDTELVETRPAGDGTFQKWAALVVPPGEEQRYTCHMQHEGLEEPLTLRWEPPPQPTVPIMGIIVGLVLFVVTAAVVAGVVIWRKRRSGEKRGSYAQAASSDSAQGSDVSLTDPRECETAAL, encoded by the exons ATGAAGTCCTCGTCGATCGGTCTGGACTCTGCTTCTCAACTGACTCCGAAGATGCTGGCACTGGGGCTCCGAactctcctcctggtcctctcGGGGGCCCTAGCTCCTACCGAAATCTGGGCCA GCTCCCACTCCATGAGGTATTTTAACACGGGGGTGTCCCGGCCCGGCGGCGGAGAGCCCCGCTACATCTCCGTCGGTTACGTGGACGACACGCAGTTCGTGCGGTTCGACAGCGACGCCCCGAATCCGAGGGAGGAGCCGCGAGCGCGGTGGGTGGAACAGGAGGGGCCGGAGTTTTGGGATCGGAACACGCGGATCTCTAAAGACCACGCACAGATTTTTCGAGTGAACCTGAACAGTCTGCGTCGCTACTACAACCAGAGCGAGTCCG GGTCTCACACCTACCAGAACCTGTACGGCTGCGACGTGGGGCCGGACGGGCGCCTCCTCCGCGGGTACGATCAGTTCGCCTACGACGGTGCGGATTTCATCGCCCTGAACGAGGACCTGCGCTCCTGGACCGCGGCGGACGCGGTAGCGCTGATGACCCAGCGCAAGTGGGAGGCGGCCGGTGAGGCAGAGCGCCAGAGGAAATACCTGGAGGGCAGGTGTGTGGAGTCACTCAGACGATTCCTGGAAAACGGGAAGGAGACGCTGCAGCGCACAG ACATCTCACTGACCTGGCAGCGTGATGGGGAGGACCAGGCCCAGGACACGGAGCTCGTAGAGACCAGGCCGGCAGGGGACGGGACATTCCAGAAGTGGGCAGCCCTGGTGGTACCTCCTGGAGAGGAGCAGAGATACACATGCCACATGCAGCACGAGGGGCTTGAGGAGCCCCTCACCCTGAGATGGG AGCCACCTCCTCAGCCCACTGTCCCCATCATGGGCATCATTGTTGGCCTGGTTCTCTTTGTGGTCACTGCAGCTGTGGTGGCGGGAGTTGTGATCTGGAGGAAAAGGCGCTCAG GTGAAAAACGAGGGAGCTATGCTCAGGCTGCAA GCAGCGACAGTGCCCAGGGCTCTGATGTGTCTCTCACAGATCCCAGAG agtGTGAGACAGCTGCCTTGTGA
- the LOC105074081 gene encoding HLA class I histocompatibility antigen, B alpha chain isoform X1, translated as MKSSSIGLDSASQLTPKMLALGLRTLLLVLSGALAPTEIWASSHSMRYFNTGVSRPGGGEPRYISVGYVDDTQFVRFDSDAPNPREEPRARWVEQEGPEFWDRNTRISKDHAQIFRVNLNSLRRYYNQSESGSHTYQNLYGCDVGPDGRLLRGYDQFAYDGADFIALNEDLRSWTAADAVALMTQRKWEAAGEAERQRKYLEGRCVESLRRFLENGKETLQRTDPPKTHVSRHPISDHEVTLRCWALGFYPADISLTWQRDGEDQAQDTELVETRPAGDGTFQKWAALVVPPGEEQRYTCHMQHEGLEEPLTLRWEPPPQPTVPIMGIIVGLVLFVVTAAVVAGVVIWRKRRSGEKRGSYAQAASSDSAQGSDVSLTDPRGETLEGLDWERGWSRGDALGVGIL; from the exons ATGAAGTCCTCGTCGATCGGTCTGGACTCTGCTTCTCAACTGACTCCGAAGATGCTGGCACTGGGGCTCCGAactctcctcctggtcctctcGGGGGCCCTAGCTCCTACCGAAATCTGGGCCA GCTCCCACTCCATGAGGTATTTTAACACGGGGGTGTCCCGGCCCGGCGGCGGAGAGCCCCGCTACATCTCCGTCGGTTACGTGGACGACACGCAGTTCGTGCGGTTCGACAGCGACGCCCCGAATCCGAGGGAGGAGCCGCGAGCGCGGTGGGTGGAACAGGAGGGGCCGGAGTTTTGGGATCGGAACACGCGGATCTCTAAAGACCACGCACAGATTTTTCGAGTGAACCTGAACAGTCTGCGTCGCTACTACAACCAGAGCGAGTCCG GGTCTCACACCTACCAGAACCTGTACGGCTGCGACGTGGGGCCGGACGGGCGCCTCCTCCGCGGGTACGATCAGTTCGCCTACGACGGTGCGGATTTCATCGCCCTGAACGAGGACCTGCGCTCCTGGACCGCGGCGGACGCGGTAGCGCTGATGACCCAGCGCAAGTGGGAGGCGGCCGGTGAGGCAGAGCGCCAGAGGAAATACCTGGAGGGCAGGTGTGTGGAGTCACTCAGACGATTCCTGGAAAACGGGAAGGAGACGCTGCAGCGCACAG ATCCTCCAAAGACCCATGTGTCCCGCCACCCCATCTCTGATCATGAGGTCACCCTgaggtgctgggccctgggcttctACCCTGCAGACATCTCACTGACCTGGCAGCGTGATGGGGAGGACCAGGCCCAGGACACGGAGCTCGTAGAGACCAGGCCGGCAGGGGACGGGACATTCCAGAAGTGGGCAGCCCTGGTGGTACCTCCTGGAGAGGAGCAGAGATACACATGCCACATGCAGCACGAGGGGCTTGAGGAGCCCCTCACCCTGAGATGGG AGCCACCTCCTCAGCCCACTGTCCCCATCATGGGCATCATTGTTGGCCTGGTTCTCTTTGTGGTCACTGCAGCTGTGGTGGCGGGAGTTGTGATCTGGAGGAAAAGGCGCTCAG GTGAAAAACGAGGGAGCTATGCTCAGGCTGCAA GCAGCGACAGTGCCCAGGGCTCTGATGTGTCTCTCACAGATCCCAGAGGTGAGACCCTGGAGGGCCTAGACTGGGAGAGGGGTTGGAGCAGAGGGGATGCCCTGGGTGTGGGGATTCTCTGA
- the LOC105074081 gene encoding HLA class I histocompatibility antigen, B alpha chain isoform X2 — translation MKSSSIGLDSASQLTPKMLALGLRTLLLVLSGALAPTEIWASSHSMRYFNTGVSRPGGGEPRYISVGYVDDTQFVRFDSDAPNPREEPRARWVEQEGPEFWDRNTRISKDHAQIFRVNLNSLRRYYNQSESGSHTYQNLYGCDVGPDGRLLRGYDQFAYDGADFIALNEDLRSWTAADAVALMTQRKWEAAGEAERQRKYLEGRCVESLRRFLENGKETLQRTDPPKTHVSRHPISDHEVTLRCWALGFYPADISLTWQRDGEDQAQDTELVETRPAGDGTFQKWAALVVPPGEEQRYTCHMQHEGLEEPLTLRWEPPPQPTVPIMGIIVGLVLFVVTAAVVAGVVIWRKRRSGEKRGSYAQAASSDHVLVLFFPRQRQCPGL, via the exons ATGAAGTCCTCGTCGATCGGTCTGGACTCTGCTTCTCAACTGACTCCGAAGATGCTGGCACTGGGGCTCCGAactctcctcctggtcctctcGGGGGCCCTAGCTCCTACCGAAATCTGGGCCA GCTCCCACTCCATGAGGTATTTTAACACGGGGGTGTCCCGGCCCGGCGGCGGAGAGCCCCGCTACATCTCCGTCGGTTACGTGGACGACACGCAGTTCGTGCGGTTCGACAGCGACGCCCCGAATCCGAGGGAGGAGCCGCGAGCGCGGTGGGTGGAACAGGAGGGGCCGGAGTTTTGGGATCGGAACACGCGGATCTCTAAAGACCACGCACAGATTTTTCGAGTGAACCTGAACAGTCTGCGTCGCTACTACAACCAGAGCGAGTCCG GGTCTCACACCTACCAGAACCTGTACGGCTGCGACGTGGGGCCGGACGGGCGCCTCCTCCGCGGGTACGATCAGTTCGCCTACGACGGTGCGGATTTCATCGCCCTGAACGAGGACCTGCGCTCCTGGACCGCGGCGGACGCGGTAGCGCTGATGACCCAGCGCAAGTGGGAGGCGGCCGGTGAGGCAGAGCGCCAGAGGAAATACCTGGAGGGCAGGTGTGTGGAGTCACTCAGACGATTCCTGGAAAACGGGAAGGAGACGCTGCAGCGCACAG ATCCTCCAAAGACCCATGTGTCCCGCCACCCCATCTCTGATCATGAGGTCACCCTgaggtgctgggccctgggcttctACCCTGCAGACATCTCACTGACCTGGCAGCGTGATGGGGAGGACCAGGCCCAGGACACGGAGCTCGTAGAGACCAGGCCGGCAGGGGACGGGACATTCCAGAAGTGGGCAGCCCTGGTGGTACCTCCTGGAGAGGAGCAGAGATACACATGCCACATGCAGCACGAGGGGCTTGAGGAGCCCCTCACCCTGAGATGGG AGCCACCTCCTCAGCCCACTGTCCCCATCATGGGCATCATTGTTGGCCTGGTTCTCTTTGTGGTCACTGCAGCTGTGGTGGCGGGAGTTGTGATCTGGAGGAAAAGGCGCTCAG GTGAAAAACGAGGGAGCTATGCTCAGGCTGCAA GTTCTGACCACGTCCTGGTTTTGTTCTTCCCCAGGCAGCGACAGTGCCCAGGGCTCTGA